Sequence from the Spirochaetota bacterium genome:
ATGAGATATATGCAGACTGAATTCGATTCCTTTGATAATTCCTCAGCAGCTGCTTATTCTCCAAATATAAATGAGAATGTTTCCTTTTGGCAGAGTAATCTAAATCTTTATTTTACATTCAAACCCACTAGAGATTGGTCGGCATTTTCTGAAATCAGATTTAATTATGCGCCAACTGGAGATTATCAACTGACACCATATGATATGGATGGTGATGGAAGTAATGATACATATAGCTTTAACAATCCACTTACCGGGCAAACGGAGCCCTTACCCTTGATATATGCTATGCCAAACAATACTACGCATGTTGACCGATACTTTTTTATGTTTGACTATGGATCAATCTATATTGAACGGGCATATATTGAATGGAAAAGACTTGCTTATGCTAAGCTTCGAGCAGGAAAGTATATAACTCCCTATGGCATATTTAGCCAGGATCATGGTGAACCTGCTACTACTTCCATAAGGCTTCCATTAGTGGTTTCCCCACCTGGTAATTATGGCATGCCCCAAACACAAACAGGTGTAGAGCTTTATGGTGAATATGGTATTCCCTTGGATATTTTATTCGAATATGCTGCTTATGTTGGGAATGGTATATCAACAGGCGATGCTGAATCAGATAGTTTTGATAAGAATAAATCTGTTGGCGGATTTATGAATTTTATCCTGCATCCAATTGCTGATAACATCTATATTGAATTTGGTGGTTCAGTGTATTATGGGGAAAGATCCCTATTGTTGTACAAGGTTTATAAGACAGTGCCTGGTATAGCGCCTAATGAGGCAACGGATGATCCAACGGATATTACTACATATGTTAATTTCTCAAGTGATTCCTCATTAGATAGGTATACAGCAAGGCAAATGGAAACCAGTGGTTTAGGCCACCTGAAAATTACAATTCGTTCATTGCCCTTAGATGGAACATTTGTTCTGCAAACGGAAGGATTATATCAAGAGATAGATATGAATAATGATCCTCGTATTGTAGATCCCGTATCAAAACAGCAATTGACAATAGAAGATTATAATTATTATACCTACTATATCCAAGGCGAATATCAATTCTTCGGAAAGATAACACCATATTTTCGATACGAATATTCATATAAAGACATTAAAGATCCTCTAAAACTTACAGTTTCGAAAAGTATAAATTTGCAGGTTGTGGGTCTTAATTTTAAACCTGATCCGGTGGTTTCCATTAAGGCGGAATGGAATCATGTTAATCTGCATATTCCCTTAAGTTATATCAACAATGATTTTGATGTATATACAGGATCTGTTTCATTAGCATTTTGAGGAGGAATCAATGAAACCAAAAAGGGCATATTTATATATATTTTTAGTTATATTTTTTATATTGGATTCTAATAATATTATTTTTAAAGATCTTCCTGCCCAGAACAATGATGTTGTAGTTATAATTAACAAAACCAGGGGCAAGCTATCAAAAATCCAGATTAAGCGGATTTTTACTGGTAGAATTACACGTTGGCCGAATGGCGGTGGAGATATCAAGATCCTATTAAATAAAGATCCCAAGATTGCTAAGCGTTTCTGCAAAAAATATCTTAACCTAAAACCGTACGAACTTGACGATATATGGGTAAAGAGGTCCATTCGCACCGGAATTCCAAGGCCGCGTAAGGTTAACAGTGTTGTAATAACCACTATGGTAACTAATTCCGATGTCTTTATCGGAGTTGTATTAAAAGCCGAGACAAATACATCAATTAAACAATTATGATTCTAAGGTATACTATAATGAGATGAGAGGATCAATAGTGCTGGTTGGTTGGGAATGAACGTTATAAGGCTTGTGTATTGATTTAAACATTGGCTTTCTTGCGGTGTATATGAGAATTGTATGTGTCCTTAGAAACGACTACACATTACGTGTAGTATGGGAAATTTATAAATAATTAAACCATATCGCTCTCATGCTTTCCAAGGAATGCCTGAGAATTTAGTCAGGATTGTTAAACCAATTAGAGGAATTCAGCTATCTTCGGGAAGATAGAAAATTTTGGTATTGGTTCATATTATAGACGGTTCGGAAGGCCGATTGAAAAGACTCAAAAGTCGGAATATTTGCGCGGTTATACTTACCCAGAGCTTCTTGTCGAAGGGCTTCACCCTCAAGGGTTAAACTCCTCTGGAGTATGATGAAAATGGGTTTATTCAAATTCACTATAACCTCAAGTGTCAGTGCTATAAAAGCATCTAAGAGACGTCTTCCTCCTATCCCATAGATTGTATCCATCTGTTGAGTGAAAATGATAACATCAATGTTTGGATCGTAACGCAGAAGCGCGAATACCTCTTTAAAGTGATCTTCATTAAAGAGTGCAGGCATAATATCGAGTGGATTTTTTACGCTGCTGCCTTCTATAGGGATAAACTCTTCCAGAGATTTAATGGTATCGGCTGAAAGTTGAGGCACCTTTAATCCCTCGCGTTCCGCGGCATCTGTCATGGTCACACTTCCACCGCCAGCACCTCCAAGTATGGCAGCATTCCTTCCTTTAGGAAGGATTGTCTTTTGCAGGGCAGATATTGTAAAGACCATCTCATCTATTGAGTTCACTGAAATTATCCCAGTCTGTTTGCAGAGGGACTGCCATATCTGTGGTGATCCGGCAATTGCTGCTGTATGAGACTGTGTGGCTCTGGAGCCGCCTTCAGTCTGTCCGCCTTTCCATACTACCAGCGGCTTTGTTAGAGTAACTCCCTTTGCAGCTTCAAAAAAACTACGTCCGCTTTTCATCCCCTCAACATATGAGCCAATGACTTTAGTCTTTTCATCTTGAGCCAAATAGTTAATAAAATCATGACACTGTAAATCACTGGCATTGCCAAAGCTGATGGTCTTACTTATACGAAGCCCATGATGTTTGCATTGCTCAATGAATTGTGTCGCAAGTTGTCCGCTCTGCGAAACAAATCCAATTGTTCCTGGTTTCCTTGAAAAATCATTTGACCAAGAGAGACCCCCCTCGGGGCAGTATATTCCCATACAATTGGGGCCGAGTATTCTTATACCCCCTTTATGGGCGATACTAAGCAACTCTTTTTCTATTTCAGTATTTTCTTTACGGTCTGTTTCGCTAAAGCCTGCAGTGAAAATATGCACAAATTTAACCCTTTTTTTCACACAATCACGCATTACTGAAAGGACAACGGATCTAGGTACGCTAAAAATTGCCAAGTCAATATCCTCTGGAATTTCCAGAATATTTTTGTATGATTTATATCCCAATATTCTTTCAGCGGAGGGATGAACTGGATAGATGCCGCCTTGAAAATTTAATTTGATTGAGCCTAATATGAAGCCATTGCCACCAAACAGGAATGCACCTGATTTAGGAGAGGCTCCGATTACTGCTATATTTTTTGGATAAAAAAGTCGTTCCAATTTGTTATCAGTTGCTAAAGACATGTCTATCCCCTCCATATATATTTTGATGCAGCCTTAAGTGACTAACTAAGGAAGATGAGATTGAGAAGTAAGTCGAGGAAATGAATAATCACCTTTTCTTTTTCTTAGAAGTAAAATCAGATATTGACTTAAAGAACTTTTCTGCATTCCATTTAGTTAAGGCGAAAACATAGGGCGATTCGCTTGAAGTACACATATATTTTTCGTCTTTAACCATATTATATATATTCAAATCAACCGTCTTTTCAAGGGTGGTTAGTTTAATACTGCATATGGCTCTTTTGAGTGATTTTTTTGATATATCAGGGTAAGATTCCGCCCTTACTGAGCGTGAATCTATTAAAAATGAATCGAATTTTTTCTTATCTATCTCAAGATTCTTATATTCATTACATATCCATCTAAATTCTTCCTCAGGCTTCTTCTTCCCCTTCTTATCCCACTCACCTTTGGATTCGGTCTTATCAGGTTTTTCTTGTTCAACCTTGGAAAACGTGAGCTTTTTGCCCTTATATATAAAATCAACAGAGGTGATAGAATCCTTGGTGATGTTGTAAACAACCTTTTGCCTCATCTCCTCAATGGTTTTATCAAATTGGCGATTAAGATCGCCGGAGGCAAGATATATCTCAGGCGTATCATACATTTTCACATAGGTGCTCTGACCTGTAGAACTCTTTTTCCCGATTAGAATATCCCTTAATGTCTCCTTATCCTTTGTGACGGTAACCCTTATCGCCTTTTCAGGAGATAAATTATATCTCACATAATGTTCTCTACGAGAGATAAAGTCAATTATTTTCAGTTCCTTCATCCCATCTTTCATTGTTGTAACAATCGAGTCATCAGCAATATATCCTGGTTTATTTATTACCCACTTGCCTTCCTTCTTATATATCCTAATGGCACCATCCCTATCTTCTCCTTTTTTCAGAAGGATCTCGTCAATATCATCCTGCCATCCTTGAAGCTCAATAATATCTTCCGATTTATGATAGTTAGCTATAAGATAATAGATTAGTAAAATCGCGATGATTCCTAGGCTGATTGCTACCCTTTTATTCATGATTACCAAATTCCTCCATTATTTTATTTTTTCTTGATATTCTTCTTCTCCATATAACAAGCCCAATTATTATTATAATAAATGGCAAGCCGGCAATATTAAAGAGCTTTATTAGCAATTTAAATGTTTCATCAGTATCCTGTAAGGGATTAATCTCCAGTCCCTTGCTTCTCATCTCTGGGATGTTGTAATTGCCAGAAAGATAATCAATCATATTGTGAATAAAAACAGCATTCGGGGACCTGCCATCCTTATCAACTACAGTGGATGCGGCTACTTCAGAAGTTCCAACAACGATCAATCTTGCCGGTTTCTTCGACTTTATGAGATACTCAGTGGATTTTATAGGAGTCTCCTTTGCCTTTTTATTCTCCTTTTTGATCGGGATTTCCTTATCCTTGAAGTAGCTCTCAAATTCTCCTGTCAAGAGCGTTGATAGATTATATTTTGACATATTCGATTCATTAGGAGGCGACATGCCCCAGGGCGCATAATTGATTCTTCCCTTCATCAACCAGCTTTTTTCTGATGAGGATACTAATTCTATAGCCTTGATTCCCAATTTCTCAAGTTTCGTTTTATCAACACTCAATGATGATGCCTTGGGTATAACAATTGTCTTGATAAACCTTGTTATTAAATTGTCCATATTTAGTCCATCAACATCAATAATTGGAGCAAAATAGATTTCTTGACCTCCAAATCCTCCCTGAATCGCTCTGTAGCATTTTTTATCAAGCACAATATCCTTGTTAACAGTTATACCATAGTGTGCTACTAACTTTTCCAAACCAGTATTCAGCGGCAAAATAACAGGGCCCCTCTGAAGCATATTACCCATCCCGGGATTAACCTCATTGAATGAATCAAGTAGAAACAATACAGATTTCCCATTCATTATGAACTGGTCTACCTTGAATAATTCTTCATCGCTCAACTTCTTTTTGGGGCCATTAATTATTAGGGTGTTAAGATGTTCAGGTATATCCTCTTTGGTAAGATCAATAGGCTTTAATTCATACATATCAGAGAGTAAATTCTTTAAATATAGGGCTTCTTCACGATTATTGAGTTTCTTCTCGTCATGTCCGGTTATGTAGCCTATTTTTGGATTTATGCTTATTATATTATCTACCGCATTATTGATTCTATCCTCTAGGGTCTTCAATTCACCCACCATGTATTGACCAAAGATCGTTCTGGAAAGCAGTTGTATGGTCTCAAATTTTTCTCCCTTTTCAACTACAATCCCCACAAATCCCTCTCCTGATTTAATTGTTTTGCCTTCCATTGATTTAAAGGAAGGCCAATTCAACTTTATTATTCCATAAATGTCCGCGGCATCCATTGCGCTATTATCTGCATAAGGATCTATATAACGATACTGTAGCTTATTGTAATTATGGACATTACATTTTTTTATGATTTCCGATACCTTTTCATTTAGGTTCTCCATCCCAGATACAGGAAGGTTGCTGCTTGCGTATAACGTAATGTTTATCGGATTCTCCAGTTTTAGAAGAGAATCTATCTTTCCAGTAATCTTGTTTATTAGAGTTGTTATTCTGTATTCAATTCCGGTTGGTTCTGTTATTGAGGCTATCTTCTCAATCATGTCTCCATGGACTATTGCCAAACCCATATATGCATTCCTAAACTTGATCTGATCGTCTTTAATCTCTCTAATCTGTGCAGTAAATATTCCAAAGTCACTTGCCACATCCTTATGCTTCTCCACATCCACAATCTCATATCGGAAATTCTTGTTTCCATATTGTGAATACTCTTCGAGTAGGTCCGAGAGATAGCGATATACTGAGTTATAGGGTGATGGCAGATCCTTTGAAAAGAATACCTTTATGTTAAGCGGATCCTCTAGGTTGGATACTAAATCCTTACTCACATCAGAAAGGGAATAAGCATGATTCTCAGTTAAATCAATCCTGAAATATAATGTTAAACCCACCAAGTTTATTAATACTATAATTGAGAGGTTTAAGAAAATTGCATTCCTTTCTATAAGTTTTTTGGCTATTTCTTTCAGTTTCATATATCCCTATCTCCTTTCCTCTAATATTTGAATTGTTCCAATTATTCCTATAACTGTCACTGAAAGGAAGTATATAATGTCTCTAAAATCTATGATCCCCCTTGATATATTCCTAAAATGGTAATCTGCTCCCAGATACTCCACAAAATTCAGTATTGTTGGAGGAAGAAAAAAAAGAAATTTATCTATCAATGTGAGAGTTAGGCAGATTGATAAACAGATCATAAAGGCTACAATCTGATTTCTGGTTAGAGATGAGGCTAAAACCCCAATCGACGAGAATGCAGCGCCAAGAAGCACTGCGCCTACATATCCTCCCACAACGGGGCCATAATCGAGTGAGCCAGCAAAGGAAATTGTAATCACGTATGCAATCGTTGGGAGTAGCATCACAGTGACAAAAAGACTACTAGCAAGAAATTTTCCCATCACTACATCAAAGGTGCTCACAGGGAGGGTCATGAGTATCTCAAAGGAGCCCGTATGCTCTTCCTCTGAGAATAGACGCATAGTTACTGCTGGTATAACAAAGGAGAATATTATTGGAAGAAGCTTGAAAAATCCTCTAAGTTCAGCCTGCATATATAGAAAGAAGGTGGAGAAGAAGAACCATCCAGTGACGACTAAAAAAACAGTAATAACTATATAGGCAATTGGTGTTGTATAATAACTTGCCAGTTCTTTCTTCATAATAATAATGGATTTCCTGAGTCTATTCATTATCTCCTCCTCTCGTCAATTCTCTAAAAACATTTTCAAGAGTCCGATGCTCCTTCAACATTTCAAAGAGTATCCACCCTCTTTCACTTATCAGCTTAAATATATCCGCTCTAGCGTCTTTATCAGAAGATGATATTACTGTAGCAGAGGTCAGCCCTTCTTCGTCGTGCTTTTCCTTTATGCTATTTATCCCATCTATTTTTTTGACTTCTTCAGAAAGGGTATTAAAGTTTACTCCACTGACCTTTATGGAAAGCTTCACATCCTTGCCTACACCTGATTTTAACTCAGAGGTTCTAGCGTCTGCCACAATGTGACCGCTATCAATTATTATTACCCTGTCACAGGTAGCTTCAACCTCTGATAATATATGTGTTGAGAGAATTACCGTCTTTTTCTGCCCAATCCTTTTGATAAGATTTCGTATCTCAATTATCTGGTTGGGATCAAGCCCGCTTGTGGGCTCATCCAGTATTAGTATCTCTGGATCATGAATCATGGCATGAGCAAGTCCTACCCTCTGCTTATACCCCTTGGATAGTGCACCGATGTTTTTATGCATGACATCATTCAGCCCACAGAGATTAGCTATCTCCTTAATCCTGGTTTGATCCACTATGCTTCTGATTTCACCAACAAACTGAAGATAATCATAAACTACCATTTCACTATATAGTGGGGCAGTTTCAGGAAGATAACCAATCAGTTTTTTTACCTCCAGTGGATTTTCATCTACGAGATAATCGCCAATGTTTATCCTCCCTGAAGTTGGATTTAGATAACATGTTAGCATCCTTAGGGTTGTTGTCTTCCCAGCGCCATTTGGCCCCAGAAGCCCAGTAATCTCACCTTCCCTTATGGAAAAGGAGATATTGTCTACCGCTAAAAAATCTCCATAATACTTTGTTAAACCGCTTACGTTTATCATATATTAATCCTCCTAAAATGTAAGCAACGAAATTTTTCACCTTCATTATCTTTAGTAGTAAC
This genomic interval carries:
- a CDS encoding ABC transporter permease subunit encodes the protein MNRLRKSIIIMKKELASYYTTPIAYIVITVFLVVTGWFFFSTFFLYMQAELRGFFKLLPIIFSFVIPAVTMRLFSEEEHTGSFEILMTLPVSTFDVVMGKFLASSLFVTVMLLPTIAYVITISFAGSLDYGPVVGGYVGAVLLGAAFSSIGVLASSLTRNQIVAFMICLSICLTLTLIDKFLFFLPPTILNFVEYLGADYHFRNISRGIIDFRDIIYFLSVTVIGIIGTIQILEERR
- a CDS encoding ATP-binding cassette domain-containing protein, with amino-acid sequence MINVSGLTKYYGDFLAVDNISFSIREGEITGLLGPNGAGKTTTLRMLTCYLNPTSGRINIGDYLVDENPLEVKKLIGYLPETAPLYSEMVVYDYLQFVGEIRSIVDQTRIKEIANLCGLNDVMHKNIGALSKGYKQRVGLAHAMIHDPEILILDEPTSGLDPNQIIEIRNLIKRIGQKKTVILSTHILSEVEATCDRVIIIDSGHIVADARTSELKSGVGKDVKLSIKVSGVNFNTLSEEVKKIDGINSIKEKHDEEGLTSATVISSSDKDARADIFKLISERGWILFEMLKEHRTLENVFRELTRGGDNE
- a CDS encoding Gldg family protein gives rise to the protein MKLKEIAKKLIERNAIFLNLSIIVLINLVGLTLYFRIDLTENHAYSLSDVSKDLVSNLEDPLNIKVFFSKDLPSPYNSVYRYLSDLLEEYSQYGNKNFRYEIVDVEKHKDVASDFGIFTAQIREIKDDQIKFRNAYMGLAIVHGDMIEKIASITEPTGIEYRITTLINKITGKIDSLLKLENPINITLYASSNLPVSGMENLNEKVSEIIKKCNVHNYNKLQYRYIDPYADNSAMDAADIYGIIKLNWPSFKSMEGKTIKSGEGFVGIVVEKGEKFETIQLLSRTIFGQYMVGELKTLEDRINNAVDNIISINPKIGYITGHDEKKLNNREEALYLKNLLSDMYELKPIDLTKEDIPEHLNTLIINGPKKKLSDEELFKVDQFIMNGKSVLFLLDSFNEVNPGMGNMLQRGPVILPLNTGLEKLVAHYGITVNKDIVLDKKCYRAIQGGFGGQEIYFAPIIDVDGLNMDNLITRFIKTIVIPKASSLSVDKTKLEKLGIKAIELVSSSEKSWLMKGRINYAPWGMSPPNESNMSKYNLSTLLTGEFESYFKDKEIPIKKENKKAKETPIKSTEYLIKSKKPARLIVVGTSEVAASTVVDKDGRSPNAVFIHNMIDYLSGNYNIPEMRSKGLEINPLQDTDETFKLLIKLFNIAGLPFIIIIIGLVIWRRRISRKNKIMEEFGNHE
- a CDS encoding DUF4340 domain-containing protein — protein: MNKRVAISLGIIAILLIYYLIANYHKSEDIIELQGWQDDIDEILLKKGEDRDGAIRIYKKEGKWVINKPGYIADDSIVTTMKDGMKELKIIDFISRREHYVRYNLSPEKAIRVTVTKDKETLRDILIGKKSSTGQSTYVKMYDTPEIYLASGDLNRQFDKTIEEMRQKVVYNITKDSITSVDFIYKGKKLTFSKVEQEKPDKTESKGEWDKKGKKKPEEEFRWICNEYKNLEIDKKKFDSFLIDSRSVRAESYPDISKKSLKRAICSIKLTTLEKTVDLNIYNMVKDEKYMCTSSESPYVFALTKWNAEKFFKSISDFTSKKKKR
- a CDS encoding CoA-binding protein, translating into MSLATDNKLERLFYPKNIAVIGASPKSGAFLFGGNGFILGSIKLNFQGGIYPVHPSAERILGYKSYKNILEIPEDIDLAIFSVPRSVVLSVMRDCVKKRVKFVHIFTAGFSETDRKENTEIEKELLSIAHKGGIRILGPNCMGIYCPEGGLSWSNDFSRKPGTIGFVSQSGQLATQFIEQCKHHGLRISKTISFGNASDLQCHDFINYLAQDEKTKVIGSYVEGMKSGRSFFEAAKGVTLTKPLVVWKGGQTEGGSRATQSHTAAIAGSPQIWQSLCKQTGIISVNSIDEMVFTISALQKTILPKGRNAAILGGAGGGSVTMTDAAEREGLKVPQLSADTIKSLEEFIPIEGSSVKNPLDIMPALFNEDHFKEVFALLRYDPNIDVIIFTQQMDTIYGIGGRRLLDAFIALTLEVIVNLNKPIFIILQRSLTLEGEALRQEALGKYNRANIPTFESFQSAFRTVYNMNQYQNFLSSRR